One region of Salinibacterium sp. TMP30 genomic DNA includes:
- the rlmB gene encoding 23S rRNA (guanosine(2251)-2'-O)-methyltransferase RlmB has translation MKNPGNKPRAGAVRKGRKGPQVGSGGQGRQALEGRKPTPKAVDRPYHPAGKRKAAADRYEAAGGRRSGGKPTDAPQQRTNRPTQSRVAKSADESEMVTGRNSVLEALRAKIPAHTLYMAARIEFDDRVKEILKLATARNIAVLEVMRPELDRLAGFDSVHQGVALKVPPYEYAHPMELLDKIEARGQVPLLVALDGITDPRNLGAIVRSVAAFGGQGVIVPQRRSVGMTASAWKTSAGAAARTPVAMANNLTQMIKEYKKRGVFVLGLDGDGDVSLPSLPLAKEPVLIVVGSEGKGLSRLVTENCDAIVSIPISASTESLNAGIAASVTLYEISKLRSAARKKK, from the coding sequence GTGAAAAACCCAGGTAACAAACCCCGCGCAGGAGCGGTACGCAAGGGCCGCAAAGGCCCCCAGGTCGGCTCGGGAGGCCAGGGACGTCAAGCTCTCGAAGGTCGTAAGCCCACCCCCAAAGCAGTCGATCGCCCGTACCACCCCGCAGGCAAGCGCAAGGCTGCTGCCGACCGGTATGAAGCGGCCGGCGGTCGCCGCAGCGGTGGCAAGCCAACGGATGCACCTCAACAGCGTACGAACCGTCCCACTCAGTCGAGGGTTGCCAAGTCTGCTGACGAGTCAGAAATGGTCACCGGTCGCAACTCCGTTCTTGAAGCACTTCGTGCCAAGATTCCCGCACACACTCTGTACATGGCGGCGCGCATCGAATTCGATGACCGCGTCAAGGAGATTCTGAAGCTCGCTACGGCCCGTAATATTGCGGTGCTTGAAGTGATGCGTCCCGAACTTGACCGTCTTGCCGGTTTCGATTCAGTGCATCAGGGTGTTGCACTCAAGGTGCCGCCGTACGAGTACGCGCACCCCATGGAGCTTCTCGACAAGATTGAGGCGCGCGGCCAGGTTCCGCTGCTCGTTGCTTTGGATGGCATTACCGACCCGCGTAACCTCGGAGCCATCGTGCGGTCGGTTGCCGCATTTGGTGGCCAAGGTGTCATCGTCCCGCAGCGTCGTTCAGTAGGTATGACGGCATCCGCGTGGAAGACCTCGGCCGGTGCTGCTGCTCGCACACCCGTAGCGATGGCCAATAACCTCACGCAGATGATCAAAGAATACAAAAAGCGCGGCGTATTCGTGCTGGGCCTTGATGGTGATGGAGATGTGTCACTTCCCTCACTGCCGTTGGCTAAAGAGCCTGTGCTGATCGTGGTCGGCAGCGAAGGCAAAGGCCTGTCGCGACTGGTCACCGAGAACTGCGACGCGATCGTCTCAATCCCGATCAGCGCTTCGACAGAATCCCTCAACGCCGGCATCGCTGCGAGCGTCACGCTCTACGAAATTTCGAAGCTCCGCTCAGCGGCACGCAAAAAGAAGTAG
- the cysS gene encoding cysteine--tRNA ligase: protein MTIRLYDTRSASLVDLEPREPGKVGIYVCGPTVQAAPHIGHLRSALVYDIWRRWLTYRGLDVTLVRNVTDIDDKILNQTVDAAAAGSTEQWWALAYRIELEFTAGYNELGILPPTYEPRATANISEMRDLIAQLIEHGHAYAAADDSGDVYFDTQSWPAYGELTHQKLDDMVAAADADPRSKRDPRDFALWKGSKPTEPESASWPSPWGDGRPGWHIECTAMSRRYLGGAFDIHGGGLDLRFPHHENELAQSSALGDDFAKHWVHNGMVHVNGQKMSKSLGNSVFARDLLDAARPIVVRYLLGAAHYSSTIDYTDGSLDEAEAAFERLEVFIERATRRLRDTRFDVANTNEVPEAFGEAMDDDLAVPQALAVVHDTIRAGNAALDDGDLAAVATARSQVVAMAQVLGINPLDPRWGSELSEPAVAALSALVEKLIEDRNTARTAKDFAVADRIRDELSAAGITVEDDSTGSHWSLP from the coding sequence GTGACTATTCGCCTGTATGACACTCGGAGTGCCAGCCTCGTCGACCTCGAACCCCGGGAGCCGGGCAAAGTAGGGATCTACGTCTGCGGTCCCACCGTGCAGGCTGCACCGCACATCGGGCACCTGCGTTCCGCTCTCGTCTATGACATTTGGCGTCGCTGGCTCACATACCGTGGTCTCGATGTCACTCTGGTGCGCAACGTCACCGACATTGACGACAAGATTTTGAACCAAACAGTGGATGCCGCAGCAGCGGGCTCTACCGAACAGTGGTGGGCCTTGGCCTACCGCATCGAACTCGAGTTCACTGCTGGCTACAACGAGCTTGGCATCCTGCCGCCCACCTACGAGCCGCGCGCTACCGCCAACATTTCTGAAATGCGCGACTTGATTGCACAGCTCATCGAGCACGGCCATGCTTACGCGGCAGCGGATGATTCGGGCGACGTCTACTTCGACACCCAGTCGTGGCCTGCATACGGCGAGCTAACTCACCAAAAGCTCGACGACATGGTTGCTGCGGCCGACGCCGATCCCCGCTCAAAGCGAGACCCGCGCGACTTTGCCCTGTGGAAGGGCAGCAAGCCCACCGAGCCGGAGTCTGCCTCATGGCCGTCACCGTGGGGTGACGGCCGCCCGGGGTGGCACATCGAGTGCACGGCAATGTCTCGCCGGTATTTGGGTGGTGCGTTCGACATCCACGGTGGTGGCCTCGATTTGCGGTTCCCGCATCACGAAAATGAGTTGGCTCAGTCGAGTGCACTCGGCGATGATTTTGCGAAGCACTGGGTGCACAACGGCATGGTTCACGTGAATGGCCAGAAGATGTCAAAGTCGCTCGGCAACTCTGTCTTCGCGCGCGACCTGCTCGATGCTGCGCGCCCCATTGTGGTTCGGTACCTGCTCGGGGCCGCTCACTATAGTTCCACCATTGACTACACTGACGGTTCGCTCGACGAGGCCGAGGCGGCATTCGAGCGCCTTGAGGTCTTCATCGAACGAGCCACACGTCGCCTGCGCGACACACGCTTCGACGTTGCCAACACCAATGAAGTTCCCGAAGCGTTTGGTGAAGCGATGGATGACGATCTTGCGGTTCCCCAGGCGCTCGCAGTTGTGCACGATACAATTAGGGCAGGTAATGCCGCGCTCGACGACGGAGATCTCGCGGCAGTCGCTACCGCGCGATCCCAAGTGGTCGCTATGGCACAAGTTTTGGGTATCAACCCACTAGATCCACGATGGGGTTCTGAACTTTCAGAACCAGCCGTCGCTGCTCTCTCAGCACTGGTTGAGAAGCTCATCGAGGATCGCAATACGGCACGCACGGCAAAGGACTTTGCTGTGGCGGACCGAATCCGTGATGAACTATCAGCGGCGGGCATCACTGTAGAAGATGACTCGACCGGATCGCATTGGAGCTTGCCGTGA